The following proteins come from a genomic window of Sorghum bicolor cultivar BTx623 chromosome 3, Sorghum_bicolor_NCBIv3, whole genome shotgun sequence:
- the LOC110433886 gene encoding uncharacterized protein LOC110433886 isoform X8 — MLHSMTFTHQQNHRLLPRYKFTFICLLPVVEENATEPNKETSHRLSNKVPPTILLDILALGVYKLIVLYSQQVQLVVGTQSTQPEPQPVSSTPELNRSPTGTTHTHRKLFGEDTLTEKETIVDQNLNAKGIITTTATVQWIHYCSQKKKGYSEARPQPSVIWSCRTITTKPVSKPFDCIRHFSIS; from the exons ATG CTTCACTCCATGACATTTACGCACCAACAAAATCATCGATTGCTACCAAGGTACAAATTCACCTTCATTTGTCTGCTCCCAGTTGTTGag GAAAATGCTACTGAACCTAACAAGGAGACTTCACACAGATTATCTAACAAGGTCCCGCCAACAATTTTACTCGACATTCTGGCCCTCGG GGTTTACAAACTGATCGTTCTATACAGCCAGCAAGTTCAATTGGTAGTTGGTACTCAGAGTACACAACCTGAACCACAGCCTGTATCATCGACTCCCGAACTAAATCG GTCGCCAACCGGAACAACACACACCCACAGGAAACTGTTTGGAGAAGACACTCTCACTGAAAAG GAAACCATAGTGGATCAAAATTTGAACGCAAAAGGAATCATAACGACGACCGCAACAGTCCAATGGATCCACTACTGCAGCCAAAAGAAAAAAG GCTATAGCGAGGCACGACCACAGCCTTCTGTGATATGGTCCTGCCGTACAATAACCACGAAACCGGTTTCGAAACCCTTTGATTGTATAAGGCATTTCAGTATTAGTTAG
- the LOC110433886 gene encoding uncharacterized protein LOC110433886 isoform X1, with protein sequence MLRENIITHCFFTYFILHYSIPWNFQHMHIEVSGYVTCVSFFSQQENATEPNKETSHRLSNKVPPTILLDILALGVYKLIVLYSQQVQLVVGTQSTQPEPQPVSSTPELNRSPTGTTHTHRKLFGEDTLTEKETIVDQNLNAKGIITTTATVQWIHYCSQKKKGYSEARPQPSVIWSCRTITTKPVSKPFDCIRHFSIS encoded by the exons ATGTTAAGAGAAAATATTATAACACATTGTTTCTTTACAtactttattttacattatagtatTCCTTGGAATTTCCAACATATGCATATTGAGGTTTCTGGATATGTCACCTGCGTATCATTTTTTTCTCAGCAGGAAAATGCTACTGAACCTAACAAGGAGACTTCACACAGATTATCTAACAAGGTCCCGCCAACAATTTTACTCGACATTCTGGCCCTCGG GGTTTACAAACTGATCGTTCTATACAGCCAGCAAGTTCAATTGGTAGTTGGTACTCAGAGTACACAACCTGAACCACAGCCTGTATCATCGACTCCCGAACTAAATCG GTCGCCAACCGGAACAACACACACCCACAGGAAACTGTTTGGAGAAGACACTCTCACTGAAAAG GAAACCATAGTGGATCAAAATTTGAACGCAAAAGGAATCATAACGACGACCGCAACAGTCCAATGGATCCACTACTGCAGCCAAAAGAAAAAAG GCTATAGCGAGGCACGACCACAGCCTTCTGTGATATGGTCCTGCCGTACAATAACCACGAAACCGGTTTCGAAACCCTTTGATTGTATAAGGCATTTCAGTATTAGTTAG